Proteins from a genomic interval of Polyodon spathula isolate WHYD16114869_AA chromosome 1, ASM1765450v1, whole genome shotgun sequence:
- the LOC121312937 gene encoding transmembrane protein 161B-like, translated as MGVIGVQLVVTMVMASVIQKIIPHYSFARWLLCSGSLRWYQHPTEDELRSLAGKQQKGKNKKDRKYNGHIENKPLTVPKDIDLQLETKSIAEVDTLALHYFPEYQWLVDFTVAATVVYLITEFYYSLVAPSNEMNISVVWCLLVLAFVIKVLFSLTAHYFKGEEGGERSLCITFAFFFFVKAMAILIITENYLEFGLETGFANFSESAVQFLEKQGLDSQGPISKLTFKLFLALLCSLIGAFLTFPGLRLAQMHLDALNLATEKVTQTLLHINFLAPLIMVLLWVKPITKDYIMNPTLGKESVPLMTEATFDTLRLWVIILLCLLRLGLMRHHLQAYLNLAQKCVEQMKKEAGRISTIDLQKMVARVFYYLCVIALQYMAPLVMLLHITLLLKTLGDHSWGVYSGPEWPVHPDQMPAASLPLAAPENTKVSVAQITMALGSLRNVFTPLLFRGLLSFLTWWVAACLFSTSLFGLFYHQYLTAA; from the exons ATG ggtGTGATTGGCGTGCAGCTGGTGGTTACCATGGTAATGGCCAGTGTCATTCAGAAAATCATACCTCACTATTCGTTTGCCCGCTGGCTCCTCTGCAGTGGAAG TTTGCGGTGGTATCAGCATCCTACAGAAGATGAGCTGAGGAGTCTTGCTGGGAAACAACAAAAGGGAAAAAACAAGAAAGATAG GAAGTACAATGGACACATCGAAAACAAACCACTGACCGTCCCGAAAGATATAGATCTGCAGCTGGAAACCAAGTCCATTGCTGAAGTGGACACCCTGG CTTTGCACTACTTTCCTGAGTACCAGTGGTTGGTGGATTTCACCGTTGCCGCTACGGTCGTGTACCTCATTACTGAATTCTACTACAGCCTGGTGGCTCCCTCTAATGAAATGAACATCAGTGTAGTGTGGTGTCTGCTGGTCCTGGCCTTTGTAAT AAAGGTCCTCTTCTCATTGACTGCTCACTACTTTAAAGGGGAGGAAGGAGGAGAGCGTTCCCTCTGCAtcacatttgcatttttcttctttgtaaaagcCATGGCCATCCTAATCATAACAGAGAACTACCTGGAGTTTGGATTGGAAACAG GGTTTGCTAATTTTTCTGAAAGTGCCGTGCAGTTTCTTGAAAAGCAAGGTCTGGACTCCCA gggCCCTATATCCAAGCTAACGTTCAAACTCTTCCTGGCTTTACTGTGCTCTCTGATCGGTGCTTTCTTAACATTTCCTGGCTTGCGTTTAGCTCAGATGCACCTGGATGCACTGAATCTGGCAACAGAAAAAGTAACACA gaCTTTACTACATATCAACTTTTTGGCTCCTTTAATTATGGTACTGCTGTGGGTGAAGCCTATAACCAAGGACTACATAATGAACCCAACACTGGGTAAAGAAAGTGTGCCATT AATGACAGAGGCCACTTTCGACACCCTGCGCTtgtgggtcattatcctgctgtgCTTGCTGAGGCTGGGTCTGATGCGCCACCACCTCCAGGCATACCTGAACCTGGCCCAGAAGTGTGTGGAGCAAATGAAGAAGGAGGCTGGGAGAATCAGCACTATTGACCTGCAGAAAATG GTTGCTCGTGTGTTTTATTATCTGTGTGTGATAGCCCTTCAGTATATGGCGCCTCTGGTGATGTTGCTTCACATAACACTGCTGCTAAAAACGCTAG GTGATCACTCCTGGGGTGTTTACTCTGGACCTGAGTGGCCAGTACACCCTGATCAGATGCCTGCTGCCTCCTTGCCACTTGCAGCTCCTGAAAACACAAAGGTCTCTGTGGCACAAATAACAATGGCACTAGGGAGCCTTAGGAACGTTTTCACTCCACTGCTGTTCCGTGGCCTTCTCTCCTTCCTCACCTGGTGGGTCGCTGCCTGCTTGTTTTCTACCAGTCTCTTCGGGCTGTTTTACCATCAGTACCTAACTGCTGCATAA